Proteins encoded by one window of Acuticoccus sp. MNP-M23:
- the msrB gene encoding peptide-methionine (R)-S-oxide reductase MsrB encodes MADQDTHDKIRKSDAQWKAELTPEQYRVARKHGTERAFTSPLNDEKRDGTFTCVCCGEPLFRTDAKFESGTGWPSFTAPVSDEAVEDHEDRSLFMRRVETRCAKCDAHLGHVFPDGPQPTGLRYCMNGVALDFKPDE; translated from the coding sequence ATGGCAGATCAGGATACCCACGACAAGATTCGTAAGAGCGACGCGCAATGGAAGGCCGAGCTGACGCCCGAACAATACCGCGTTGCCCGCAAACACGGCACGGAGCGTGCGTTTACGAGCCCGCTGAACGACGAGAAAAGGGACGGAACCTTCACATGTGTGTGTTGCGGCGAACCGCTGTTCCGCACCGACGCAAAGTTCGAATCGGGCACGGGATGGCCCAGCTTCACCGCCCCGGTCTCGGACGAGGCTGTGGAAGACCATGAAGACCGTTCGCTGTTCATGCGCCGGGTGGAGACGCGCTGCGCAAAGTGCGACGCGCATCTGGGCCACGTTTTCCCCGATGGTCCACAACCCACCGGATTGCGCTATTGCATGAACGGAGTTGCCCTCGATTTTAAGCCGGACGAATGA
- a CDS encoding putative monovalent cation/H+ antiporter subunit A, which yields MTPFAPQSLLWLSLAPFIAALVAPTLVRMTGAAAGWLLAVVPALLFVFYAGLVPDIAHGERFTYGVDWAPSLGVRYAHVIDGLSLTFALLITGIGTAIVIYAGGYLKGYAHQGRFMMYLLLFMGSMLGLVVADDLITLFVFYELTSITSFLLIGFDHKREAARRAAVQALVITGGGGLALLAGLVLMRLVSGETSVTGLFAAPDVLRDAPAYTAIAILVILGAFTKSAQVPFHSWLPNAMEAPTPVSAYLHSATMVKAGVFVLMRFTPVLGGTALWEGTLTLFGGLTFLTGVILGVRQTDLKQILAYTTVASLGLLVMLVGVGTAYAIAGAVLYLIAHALFKGGLFMVAGAIDHETGTRDITVLGGLASKMPITLVAAVLACLSMAGLPPFIGFVAKEVLYDGVWKAGGISPVTIAALVGNALMFAIAAAVLLPFFRRPGEMPKKPHEAPLSLWLGPLVLAVIGLLGALLLHDTMELIVLPMASAVAGTPLTLDVHLIPSSLKPPVVLTLITIASGIVLFALFGRMRSGIARGLTAIGWGPDRGFDQAMSALVRGAFAITRVIQPGTMRFYVSFVFAVLAITLLVPPFLDGLPTLEFIGTMPETYHFAVFAIAIVGLLIVIRAKTRLVAIVSLGVQGVMVALIFMLYGAPDLSFTQFMVETLSVVILALVMTKLDLQASDHRSPWRATKDGVIASLCGIGFALMLFQVVQRPFDTRLSDFFLKYAYDIAHGANVVNVILVDFRALDTLGEVAVVMGAGLAILALIRVRPKTAR from the coding sequence TTGACGCCGTTTGCCCCCCAATCTCTGCTCTGGCTGTCGCTGGCGCCTTTCATTGCCGCCCTGGTTGCGCCCACGCTGGTTCGTATGACCGGCGCTGCCGCGGGATGGCTGCTTGCCGTCGTGCCCGCACTGCTCTTCGTGTTCTATGCCGGGCTGGTGCCCGACATCGCGCACGGCGAACGCTTTACATATGGGGTCGACTGGGCGCCCAGTCTCGGGGTTCGTTACGCGCATGTGATTGACGGATTGTCGCTGACCTTCGCGCTGCTGATCACCGGCATCGGCACCGCCATCGTCATTTACGCCGGCGGCTACCTCAAAGGCTACGCCCACCAGGGCCGTTTCATGATGTATCTGCTGCTGTTCATGGGCTCCATGCTGGGGCTCGTGGTGGCGGACGATCTCATCACGCTGTTCGTTTTCTACGAGCTGACGTCGATCACGTCGTTTCTGCTCATCGGGTTCGACCACAAGCGGGAGGCGGCGCGGCGCGCGGCGGTTCAGGCACTTGTGATCACGGGCGGGGGCGGGCTGGCACTTCTGGCGGGGCTCGTCCTGATGCGGCTCGTGTCGGGCGAAACCAGCGTCACCGGCCTCTTTGCGGCGCCTGACGTGCTGCGCGACGCGCCGGCCTACACCGCCATTGCAATTCTCGTCATCCTCGGCGCCTTCACCAAGAGTGCGCAGGTGCCGTTCCACTCTTGGCTTCCCAATGCCATGGAGGCGCCGACGCCGGTTTCGGCCTATCTCCACTCGGCCACCATGGTGAAGGCCGGCGTCTTCGTTCTGATGCGCTTCACGCCGGTTCTCGGCGGCACGGCCCTGTGGGAAGGCACGCTGACGCTGTTTGGCGGGCTTACCTTCCTCACCGGCGTCATTCTGGGGGTGCGGCAAACCGACCTGAAGCAGATCCTCGCCTACACCACCGTCGCCTCGCTGGGTCTTCTGGTGATGCTTGTGGGGGTGGGGACCGCGTATGCCATTGCGGGCGCGGTGCTCTATCTCATCGCCCACGCGCTCTTCAAGGGTGGCCTTTTCATGGTTGCCGGCGCCATCGACCACGAGACAGGCACGCGCGACATCACGGTGCTGGGCGGCCTTGCTTCAAAAATGCCGATCACGCTTGTGGCCGCGGTTCTGGCGTGCCTTTCCATGGCCGGTCTGCCGCCGTTCATCGGCTTTGTGGCCAAGGAAGTGCTTTATGACGGCGTGTGGAAGGCGGGCGGCATTTCGCCAGTCACCATTGCAGCGCTGGTCGGCAACGCTTTGATGTTCGCCATTGCGGCCGCGGTTCTCCTGCCCTTTTTCCGCCGCCCCGGCGAAATGCCGAAGAAGCCGCACGAGGCGCCGCTCTCCCTGTGGCTGGGGCCGCTGGTGCTGGCGGTCATCGGCCTTCTGGGCGCGCTGCTGCTGCATGACACCATGGAGCTGATCGTTCTGCCCATGGCGAGCGCCGTCGCCGGCACGCCCCTGACGCTGGACGTCCATCTCATTCCTTCATCGTTGAAGCCGCCCGTGGTGCTGACGCTGATCACCATTGCCTCCGGTATTGTTCTGTTCGCGCTGTTCGGGCGGATGCGTTCAGGCATCGCACGCGGCCTGACGGCAATCGGCTGGGGGCCGGACCGCGGGTTCGACCAGGCGATGTCCGCTCTGGTGCGCGGTGCCTTCGCAATCACCCGCGTCATCCAGCCGGGCACGATGCGTTTTTACGTATCGTTCGTGTTCGCGGTGCTGGCGATCACGCTTCTGGTGCCGCCGTTCCTCGACGGATTGCCGACACTGGAGTTCATCGGGACGATGCCCGAGACCTACCATTTTGCGGTCTTCGCCATTGCGATTGTGGGTCTTCTGATCGTCATTCGCGCCAAGACGCGGCTGGTGGCCATCGTGTCACTCGGCGTGCAGGGCGTGATGGTGGCGCTGATATTCATGCTTTACGGCGCGCCTGACCTCTCGTTCACGCAGTTCATGGTGGAAACGCTTTCGGTGGTGATCCTCGCGTTGGTGATGACCAAGCTCGACCTTCAGGCGAGCGATCACCGTTCGCCGTGGCGCGCCACCAAGGATGGCGTGATTGCCAGCCTGTGCGGCATCGGCTTCGCGCTGATGCTGTTCCAGGTGGTGCAGCGACCGTTCGACACGCGCCTGTCGGACTTCTTCCTCAAATACGCCTACGATATTGCCCACGGCGCGAACGTCGTGAACGTCATCCTGGTCGACTTCCGTGCGCTGGATACGCTGGGTGAAGTTGCGGTCGTGATGGGGGCGGGGCTCGCGATCCTCGCGCTCATCCGCGTGCGTCCGAAAACCGCTCGATGA
- a CDS encoding Na+/H+ antiporter subunit B, with amino-acid sequence MSTLIFRTTAPYITALMVLFSIFVLLRGHNEPGGGFIGGLIAASAIAIYGIAYGVEAVRRALYIHPNALAGVGLAMSALAGIAAVFAGKPLLTGLWFITEFGGMEVPLSSVLVFDVGVYLVVVGSVASIALALEEND; translated from the coding sequence ATGAGTACGCTGATTTTCCGCACCACCGCGCCGTACATCACGGCGCTGATGGTTCTGTTCTCCATCTTCGTCCTCTTGCGGGGTCACAACGAGCCCGGTGGAGGGTTCATTGGCGGGCTGATTGCCGCGTCGGCGATTGCCATCTACGGCATCGCCTACGGCGTGGAGGCGGTCCGCCGTGCTCTCTACATCCACCCCAATGCGCTGGCGGGTGTGGGGCTTGCCATGTCTGCGCTGGCGGGCATTGCTGCCGTGTTTGCGGGCAAGCCGCTGCTGACAGGCCTTTGGTTCATCACGGAATTCGGGGGCATGGAGGTGCCACTGTCCAGCGTCCTGGTGTTCGATGTGGGCGTCTATCTGGTGGTCGTCGGGTCCGTCGCCTCCATTGCGCTCGCGCTGGAGGAGAACGACTGA
- a CDS encoding Na+/H+ antiporter subunit C, with the protein METIFCVLVGIFFAAGIYLMLSPRFVRILLGISIFGNAVNLLIFTTGRLTEAAPPVLGSAAAWRAANPLPQALILTAIVIAFSFFAFLLVLAYRAYESLDTDDVDEMRLAEPKPVRPPLGY; encoded by the coding sequence ATGGAAACCATCTTCTGCGTTCTGGTCGGGATCTTCTTTGCCGCCGGCATCTACCTGATGCTGTCGCCGCGCTTCGTGCGGATTCTCCTCGGCATCTCCATCTTCGGCAATGCGGTGAACCTTCTCATCTTCACCACCGGGCGGCTGACCGAGGCTGCGCCCCCGGTGCTGGGCTCGGCCGCAGCATGGCGGGCGGCCAACCCGCTGCCGCAGGCGCTGATCCTCACCGCCATCGTGATTGCGTTCTCGTTCTTCGCCTTCCTGCTTGTGCTCGCCTACCGCGCCTACGAATCGCTCGACACGGACGATGTGGACGAGATGCGCCTTGCCGAACCCAAGCCCGTACGACCGCCGCTCGGATATTGA
- a CDS encoding proton-conducting transporter membrane subunit — MVPRFAFLLAGLFALSPSAALAASDAVDKADAMLTGATPLFAWLVVVPIVLPLLGAGVLLALRSKPQIQAGATLFILALTTLGAIGLNAAVAINGPIMMAMGNWLPPFGIVVTIDQLGALLVLVTSLVGLIGLGYARFDTDEDSVQFGFYSFYLLLITGVNGSFSTGDIFNLYVWFEVFLIASFGLLIMGGRRIQMDGAVKYGVLNLIATTIFLIAVAALYGVTGTLNMADIRTVLASADVAPPMAIGALFVLGFVMKAAAFPLHFWLPASYHTPRIVVAALFAGLLTKVGVYALLRIVVMLFGTAGSVFLPLIGVLGVLTAVLGALGALAQTDLRRMAAFLVVSGIGVALIGIGLGSEAGYAGAIVYMVHSIFAMTALFLVIGLCERLTGSLSLAMPGGIYTVNGLAAALFLIFGFAAAGLPPFSGFWPKLMLIQASLATGGTMAIAGAVGVILSGFLTTIVIGRAWALTFLKPAEGPERPAGDAAGLSAPLVLLAAIIIGLGIVPMLVIAPAEEGARGLIDPSSYIETVLGQEG, encoded by the coding sequence ATGGTGCCACGTTTCGCGTTTCTTCTCGCCGGGCTTTTCGCGCTCAGCCCATCCGCCGCCCTGGCCGCCAGCGATGCGGTGGACAAGGCCGACGCCATGCTGACCGGGGCGACCCCGCTGTTTGCATGGCTTGTGGTGGTGCCCATCGTTCTGCCGCTTCTTGGCGCAGGCGTGCTTCTGGCGCTGCGCAGCAAGCCGCAGATCCAGGCCGGCGCCACGTTGTTCATCCTGGCGCTGACAACGCTGGGCGCCATCGGTCTCAACGCCGCCGTTGCGATCAACGGGCCGATCATGATGGCCATGGGCAACTGGCTGCCGCCGTTCGGCATCGTCGTCACCATCGATCAGCTGGGGGCGCTTCTGGTTCTGGTGACGTCGCTCGTCGGCCTCATCGGGCTGGGTTATGCCCGCTTTGACACCGACGAAGACAGCGTCCAGTTCGGCTTCTACAGCTTTTATCTGTTGCTGATCACGGGGGTGAACGGGTCGTTCTCCACCGGGGATATCTTCAACCTCTATGTCTGGTTCGAGGTGTTCCTGATCGCGTCGTTCGGCCTTCTGATCATGGGCGGACGCCGGATCCAGATGGACGGCGCGGTGAAGTACGGCGTCCTCAACCTCATCGCCACGACCATCTTCCTCATTGCAGTTGCTGCCCTTTACGGGGTGACCGGCACGCTCAACATGGCCGATATCCGCACCGTGCTGGCGTCTGCAGACGTGGCGCCGCCCATGGCAATCGGTGCGCTGTTCGTGCTCGGCTTCGTCATGAAGGCGGCGGCGTTTCCGCTGCATTTCTGGCTGCCGGCGTCCTATCACACGCCGCGCATCGTGGTGGCGGCGCTGTTTGCGGGCCTGCTCACCAAGGTCGGCGTCTATGCGCTCCTGCGCATTGTCGTGATGCTGTTCGGCACGGCAGGCTCGGTCTTCCTGCCGCTGATCGGGGTTCTGGGCGTTCTGACCGCAGTGCTTGGCGCGCTCGGCGCATTGGCGCAGACGGACCTTCGGCGCATGGCGGCGTTTCTGGTGGTGTCCGGCATCGGTGTCGCGCTGATCGGCATCGGGCTCGGCTCGGAGGCGGGCTACGCGGGCGCCATCGTCTACATGGTGCACTCCATCTTTGCGATGACCGCGCTGTTCCTGGTGATTGGCCTTTGCGAGCGGCTGACCGGCTCGCTCAGCCTTGCCATGCCGGGCGGCATCTACACCGTCAACGGGCTGGCCGCGGCGCTGTTCCTGATCTTCGGCTTTGCCGCCGCCGGCCTGCCGCCATTCTCGGGCTTCTGGCCCAAGCTGATGCTGATCCAGGCATCGCTGGCGACCGGCGGAACCATGGCGATTGCGGGCGCGGTCGGCGTGATCCTCAGCGGTTTCCTCACCACCATCGTCATCGGCCGGGCCTGGGCGCTGACCTTCCTCAAGCCCGCAGAGGGGCCAGAGCGGCCGGCAGGGGATGCTGCGGGCCTCAGCGCCCCGCTGGTGCTGCTGGCGGCGATCATCATCGGCCTCGGGATCGTGCCGATGCTGGTGATCGCGCCGGCGGAGGAGGGCGCGCGCGGGCTGATCGATCCGTCGTCCTATATCGAAACTGTTCTTGGGCAGGAGGGCTGA
- a CDS encoding Na+/H+ antiporter subunit E, whose translation MATILVNLVLALAWCAVTGSFALLNLLFGFVLGGISLSLIREQVGSVGYFRQLIRAVELSLIFIWELVKSSVNVAWIVLKPSQSLRPAIIAFPIEVETDAEKTLLANLITLTPGTLSMDISDDGKTLFVHCIDAEDPATIIADIKSTFERRIEKVFHP comes from the coding sequence ATGGCGACCATACTGGTCAATCTGGTGCTGGCGCTCGCCTGGTGCGCCGTCACCGGGTCCTTTGCCCTGCTCAATCTTCTGTTCGGCTTTGTGCTCGGCGGCATCTCGCTGAGCCTCATTCGCGAGCAGGTCGGCTCGGTCGGCTATTTCCGCCAACTGATTCGCGCCGTGGAGCTGTCACTCATCTTCATCTGGGAGCTGGTGAAAAGCTCCGTCAACGTTGCGTGGATCGTGCTGAAGCCGTCGCAGAGCCTGCGGCCCGCCATCATCGCCTTCCCGATCGAGGTGGAGACGGACGCGGAAAAAACGCTTCTTGCCAATCTCATCACGCTGACGCCGGGCACGCTGTCCATGGACATCTCGGACGATGGCAAGACGCTCTTCGTCCACTGCATCGACGCCGAGGACCCGGCGACGATCATCGCCGACATCAAGAGCACCTTCGAGCGACGGATTGAAAAGGTATTCCACCCATGA
- a CDS encoding cation:proton antiporter, giving the protein MSGQEFLDIALTITFFVLSLSFALIVVRIVRGPSLPDRILALDLLVAVAIGYIAAFGIVTGFSIYVDIAIALGLVGFLSTIALARFVLRRGDMALARDMEETMRAGK; this is encoded by the coding sequence ATGAGCGGTCAAGAGTTCCTCGACATTGCGCTCACGATCACATTCTTCGTGCTGTCGCTGTCCTTTGCACTGATTGTGGTGCGCATCGTCCGCGGTCCGAGCCTGCCGGACCGGATCCTTGCGCTGGATCTGCTGGTTGCCGTGGCCATCGGCTATATCGCGGCGTTCGGCATCGTCACCGGCTTCAGCATCTACGTGGACATTGCCATTGCGCTTGGCCTGGTCGGCTTCCTGTCGACCATTGCGCTGGCGCGATTCGTTCTGCGGCGGGGCGACATGGCCCTGGCCCGCGATATGGAGGAGACCATGCGTGCCGGGAAGTGA